A genomic stretch from Bradyrhizobium sp. 195 includes:
- a CDS encoding carboxymuconolactone decarboxylase family protein → MSHLTPEQQVLKEAYIKARGYWRPWTEGLLRLDPGFLDTYGRYAGYPAAAGPLSSKMCELIYVALDGSSTHLFRSGLALHLRLALQEGATAREIVDVFRLATAQGLDGCNLGIGILAEELASVGRDVDQPELSDEQRALRDAYVAQFGDWPDFCEQWLRRDPGYFTVLLDLLAGGHAGDGLDQRSQCLISIALNACFTALNPHGLRVRIRRALRLGIAQREILQVLQMTAHLGVHACAIGVPVLMEALDERAAKAGAGEDGKASAQGGGRE, encoded by the coding sequence ATGTCCCATCTGACGCCGGAACAACAGGTGCTGAAAGAGGCCTACATCAAGGCACGCGGTTATTGGCGGCCCTGGACGGAAGGCCTGTTGCGCCTCGATCCCGGGTTTCTCGACACCTATGGCAGATATGCAGGCTATCCCGCGGCCGCGGGACCGCTGTCTTCCAAAATGTGCGAGCTGATCTACGTCGCGCTCGACGGCTCGTCGACGCATCTGTTTCGCTCCGGCCTCGCGCTCCATCTTCGCCTCGCGCTTCAGGAAGGCGCCACGGCACGCGAGATCGTCGACGTGTTCCGCCTCGCGACGGCTCAGGGATTGGACGGCTGCAATCTCGGCATCGGGATCCTGGCGGAGGAATTGGCGAGCGTCGGTCGGGACGTCGACCAGCCCGAGCTCTCGGATGAGCAGCGCGCGCTACGTGATGCCTATGTCGCACAATTCGGGGACTGGCCTGATTTCTGCGAGCAGTGGCTGCGGCGCGATCCCGGCTATTTCACTGTTTTGCTGGATCTCCTCGCAGGCGGGCATGCCGGAGACGGTCTCGACCAACGTTCGCAATGCCTGATCTCGATCGCGTTGAACGCCTGCTTCACGGCGCTCAATCCGCATGGGCTGCGCGTGCGGATCAGGCGCGCCCTGCGGCTCGGCATCGCGCAGCGGGAGATCCTTCAGGTTCTCCAGATGACGGCTCATCTCGGCGTCCATGCCTGCGCGATCGGCGTGCCGGTTCTGATGGAAGCGCTCGACGAGCGCGCTGCGAAGGCCGGTGCAGGCGAGGACGGGAAAGCATCGGCCCAGGGAGGGGGACGGGAATGA
- a CDS encoding tripartite tricarboxylate transporter TctB family protein, whose protein sequence is MKGLPIRNQRAFASGALFLAFAIFFFVEALAYPAGTAAKMGPGYFPRLLAIVLAAIGLVVIFSALKPTAESQVLRKWDFKGLAWVTGSVVLFGALLFPLGLAGALFVLIMVSSRASHEFTWTGALANTAVLIALCLAIFVYGLGLPLPVWPSLLN, encoded by the coding sequence ATGAAGGGATTACCGATCCGCAATCAGAGGGCTTTCGCGTCCGGCGCCCTGTTCCTCGCCTTTGCGATCTTCTTCTTCGTCGAGGCGCTGGCGTATCCCGCGGGCACGGCCGCGAAGATGGGGCCCGGATATTTCCCGCGCCTGCTCGCGATCGTGCTCGCCGCCATCGGTCTCGTCGTGATCTTCAGTGCGTTGAAGCCGACCGCGGAATCGCAGGTGCTGCGCAAATGGGACTTCAAGGGACTCGCCTGGGTAACCGGCTCCGTCGTCCTGTTCGGCGCCCTGCTGTTTCCGCTCGGCCTGGCCGGAGCCCTGTTCGTCCTGATCATGGTGTCGAGCCGGGCCAGTCACGAGTTCACCTGGACGGGTGCGCTGGCGAATACGGCCGTTCTGATCGCGCTGTGTCTGGCCATCTTCGTCTACGGCCTCGGGTTGCCATTGCCCGTCTGGCCTTCTCTTCTCAACTGA